A window of Thermosynechococcus sp. NK55a contains these coding sequences:
- a CDS encoding R3H domain-containing nucleic acid-binding protein, with protein sequence MVELTAGQRQVTDDLDQLLAILPPPLGQSLTDHPQREELLEIVLDLGRLPEARFIHSTQYLAATPVSREMLQYAVDRVGEFSGDNRAGIERTLHRISALRNRQGTIIGLTCRVGRAVFGTIGMIRDLVESGQSILLLGRPGVGKTTALREIARVLADELHKRVVIIDTSNEIAGDGDIPHPAIGKARRMQVARPELQHQVMIEAVENHMPQVIVIDEIGTELEALAARTIAERGVQLIGTAHGNQIENLMKNPTLADLVGGIQSVTLGDEEARRRGTQKSVLERKAPPTFQIAVEMLERDRWAIHLDVAASVDLLLRGRQPVPEIRSVAADGSVVISRPEPAPQRSEVKSAPQRPSWRDSGQMLPVTDGSKEPLRANFARLLEATLDAPTVGPNGEELPLHVFPYAVSRHHLEQAIQTLNLPIVVTKDIDQADVILTLRSHLKGESKLRHLAHIHHLPIHAIKTNSMAQIVRGLRHLLGIEDPSPAESADLSLFSPTGSDDELEALEEARLAVEEIVIPKGQVVELLPRSANIRRMQHELVEHYHLTSCSFGEEPNRRLRIYPNFLR encoded by the coding sequence ATGGTTGAATTGACTGCTGGACAACGCCAAGTCACTGACGATCTCGATCAATTATTAGCCATCCTACCGCCGCCCCTTGGACAGTCCCTCACCGATCATCCGCAGCGGGAAGAACTCCTAGAAATTGTTCTAGATTTGGGGCGACTGCCGGAAGCGCGGTTTATCCACAGCACCCAATATCTTGCCGCGACGCCCGTCAGCCGTGAGATGTTGCAATATGCCGTGGATCGGGTGGGCGAGTTTAGTGGTGACAATCGCGCTGGGATTGAGCGTACGCTGCACCGTATTAGTGCCCTGCGCAATCGCCAAGGAACGATTATTGGCTTGACCTGCCGGGTGGGGCGAGCCGTCTTTGGCACGATTGGCATGATTCGCGACTTGGTTGAAAGTGGCCAGTCCATTTTGCTCCTGGGGCGGCCGGGGGTCGGTAAAACCACCGCTCTACGGGAAATTGCCCGCGTTTTGGCGGATGAGTTGCACAAGCGGGTGGTGATTATTGACACCTCCAATGAAATTGCTGGCGACGGTGATATTCCCCATCCGGCCATTGGCAAGGCACGGCGGATGCAGGTGGCACGCCCAGAACTTCAGCATCAGGTGATGATTGAGGCGGTGGAAAACCACATGCCCCAAGTGATTGTTATTGATGAGATTGGCACAGAACTAGAGGCGCTAGCGGCACGCACAATTGCTGAGCGAGGCGTACAACTGATTGGTACGGCCCACGGCAACCAAATTGAGAACCTGATGAAAAACCCGACCCTCGCGGATTTAGTGGGGGGCATTCAATCGGTCACCCTTGGGGATGAGGAAGCGCGCCGCCGGGGCACCCAAAAGAGTGTTCTTGAACGCAAAGCTCCACCCACCTTTCAAATAGCTGTGGAAATGCTAGAGCGCGATCGCTGGGCCATTCATCTCGATGTGGCTGCCAGTGTGGATCTCCTGTTGCGGGGGCGCCAACCAGTTCCGGAAATTCGCAGCGTTGCTGCCGATGGCTCAGTGGTGATTAGTCGCCCTGAACCTGCCCCCCAGCGATCGGAGGTCAAATCTGCGCCTCAGCGTCCCTCCTGGCGGGACAGTGGCCAGATGCTACCGGTCACTGATGGCAGTAAAGAACCTCTGCGAGCGAATTTTGCCCGGTTGCTGGAAGCGACATTGGATGCCCCCACGGTCGGTCCGAATGGGGAAGAGCTCCCCCTCCACGTTTTTCCCTACGCCGTCAGCCGCCACCATTTAGAGCAAGCAATTCAGACCCTAAACCTGCCCATTGTGGTCACGAAGGACATTGATCAGGCGGATGTGATTTTGACGCTGCGCTCCCACCTCAAGGGGGAAAGCAAGCTGCGGCACTTGGCCCATATTCACCATCTACCCATCCATGCCATCAAAACCAACAGTATGGCGCAAATTGTCCGAGGGCTACGGCATTTGCTTGGCATTGAAGACCCCAGCCCAGCAGAGTCAGCGGATCTCTCCCTCTTTAGTCCAACGGGCAGTGATGATGAATTGGAAGCCCTTGAGGAGGCGCGCTTAGCCGTGGAAGAAATTGTTATTCCCAAGGGGCAAGTCGTGGAGCTACTCCCGCGATCGGCGAATATTCGACGGATGCAGCATGAGCTGGTTGAGCACTACCACTTGACTTCCTGTAGCTTTGGTGAGGAGCCAAACCGACGACTGCGGATTTATCCCAACTTCTTGCGCTAA
- the cheB gene encoding chemotaxis-specific protein-glutamate methyltransferase CheB encodes MTIRVFLVEDSPIALSTLKQLLQSASDIQVVGVATNGKEALIAIPSCQPDVVCTDLYMKEIDGLELTRQLMARYPRPILVITVATAEEETVFELLQAGAIDVFPKPSSGLLADYDRAQLLNKIRVLAGVKVFTRSLRPTLSSPSVAAPPLPKGHSSLNLAIVGIGASTGGPQAIAKVLQSLPATFPLPIVCTQHISPGFLSRLICWLSQETKLQVTVATAGETPQPGTVYFAPDHLSLEIDCRGKFCLIPASANERYCPSVNVMFRSLAAYYGDAVIGVLLTGMGDDGAAGMQAIAKVGGITIAQDEATSVIFGMPKEAIALGSVQHVLPIDRIGAFLQALVNP; translated from the coding sequence ATGACTATTCGGGTGTTTTTAGTTGAAGACTCACCAATTGCCCTGAGTACTCTTAAGCAACTGTTGCAATCTGCATCGGATATTCAGGTTGTTGGGGTAGCCACCAACGGCAAAGAGGCCCTCATTGCAATTCCATCCTGCCAACCGGATGTTGTCTGCACGGATCTGTACATGAAAGAAATAGATGGGTTAGAGCTAACCCGTCAACTTATGGCGCGTTACCCGCGTCCTATTTTAGTGATCACCGTAGCTACAGCCGAGGAAGAAACGGTCTTTGAGCTGCTGCAAGCAGGTGCAATTGATGTGTTTCCCAAGCCGAGTAGCGGTCTGCTAGCCGATTACGATCGCGCCCAACTGCTGAATAAGATTCGAGTACTTGCAGGAGTGAAAGTGTTTACCCGCTCCCTACGTCCTACCCTTAGTTCTCCAAGTGTTGCAGCGCCACCCCTGCCAAAGGGGCACTCATCATTAAACCTAGCTATTGTTGGAATTGGTGCTTCGACAGGGGGCCCTCAAGCGATCGCCAAGGTCTTGCAGTCGTTGCCTGCAACCTTCCCTCTACCCATTGTCTGTACCCAGCACATTAGTCCTGGCTTTCTCAGCCGTCTGATATGTTGGCTATCCCAAGAAACCAAACTGCAGGTTACTGTGGCAACTGCCGGTGAAACGCCCCAACCTGGAACCGTGTATTTTGCACCAGATCATTTGAGTTTAGAAATTGATTGCCGAGGCAAGTTTTGCCTGATACCCGCTTCTGCCAACGAAAGATATTGTCCCTCTGTCAATGTAATGTTTCGCTCCCTAGCAGCTTACTATGGCGATGCTGTTATTGGGGTGTTGCTCACGGGAATGGGAGATGATGGCGCAGCGGGGATGCAAGCAATTGCCAAGGTTGGCGGAATCACCATTGCCCAAGATGAAGCCACCAGTGTGATTTTTGGTATGCCCAAGGAGGCTATTGCCCTTGGGAGTGTGCAGCATGTTTTGCCCATTGACCGCATAGGCGCCTTTTTACAGGCGCTGGTAAATCCCTAA
- a CDS encoding response regulator: protein MSKIEKIKVVLIEDSAVALEILQRLISSSEQIEVVGTAMDGAAGLEVIERTQPDVICTDLQMPGMDGLEFTREVMKRFPRPVLVISNAVQPTDVDNIYNLMQAGALDFFPKPTAGSAEDYERLKSTLITKIRVLASKKVG from the coding sequence ATGAGCAAAATTGAAAAAATTAAAGTGGTTTTGATTGAAGACTCGGCAGTTGCCCTCGAGATTTTGCAACGACTCATCAGCTCCTCGGAACAAATAGAGGTCGTGGGAACCGCTATGGATGGCGCTGCAGGACTCGAAGTTATTGAACGTACCCAGCCCGATGTCATCTGTACTGATCTGCAAATGCCGGGCATGGACGGCCTAGAATTTACCAGAGAAGTCATGAAGCGATTTCCTCGTCCCGTACTAGTGATTAGTAACGCCGTACAACCCACGGATGTGGATAATATCTATAACCTGATGCAGGCGGGTGCCCTTGATTTCTTTCCCAAGCCCACTGCTGGTTCAGCAGAAGATTATGAGCGCCTCAAGAGTACTTTAATTACTAAGATTCGGGTTCTCGCCAGCAAAAAAGTAGGCTAA
- a CDS encoding response regulator: MYIEDSELRSLYQIASADHLQAIESAILALETNPHDRSLLETLMREAHSLKGDSRMLGVTEAETLVHHLEEIFSHWRQGNLEPSPHLFEVLYRGLDAVKKIAHEAVTGEPANVSTFHIAADLMQVLHSDTTLGTPEPSASSLSPSRSDDDLDALLAAYETFQEVPLPSTLEEEAVDPKTPATADDRYQIESVRVASHKLDALMTTIGDLSLTQQRIARQRELIAEALSYWEQVQAHALDSQRLLQPYPELFALRQRYDHLRQQLDTLGKCLQQLQARANVDDAHLTAVVGGLKHEIQNLQFLPLSTIFNLLPRAVRDIAKEQNKQVRLIIEGAEITVDRRILEGMKDPLTHLVRNALDHGIESPAERQQRGKPAEGTLRIRGRSQGNEVVIEVIDDGRGLDRSAIREAALKRGLYTEAELAAMSPAEIEALIFTPGFSTRQQVSTLSGRGVGLDVVRTNVEELNGSLEVQSTPGQGCRFQITLQANRGTMTILVVRLQKYFYGLPIDAIVTSLLVRQEEFLSEVSEPTLLWENHPVPIAWLAALLGQQTPPQRPPYPCVILQQGNRYRGLIVDEIVDFQNVQLKPHHPLLQQLPHLLGVTLLDNGELCHLLRPIALVHTFADAQTSRVFQPVTKPRILLVEDSLPIRTQLRRILERAGYEVATAVDGADGFQQLRTGHFQAVVSDVEMPQQNGIEMTRRIRQLPEYKTLPIILVTTLAGASDRQRALAAGANAYLTKGNFDQSLLLDTLKELIHEQN, encoded by the coding sequence ATGTACATTGAAGATAGTGAGTTGCGATCGCTCTATCAAATCGCCAGTGCCGACCATCTGCAAGCTATTGAGTCTGCAATTCTTGCCCTTGAAACCAATCCCCACGATCGCTCTCTCCTTGAAACTCTCATGCGGGAAGCCCACTCCCTCAAGGGCGACTCGCGAATGCTAGGGGTCACTGAGGCCGAAACCCTGGTTCACCATCTAGAGGAGATTTTTAGCCACTGGCGGCAGGGCAATTTGGAACCTAGCCCGCATCTGTTTGAAGTTCTCTACCGTGGTCTGGATGCAGTCAAAAAAATTGCCCATGAAGCAGTCACTGGAGAGCCAGCCAATGTCAGTACTTTTCATATTGCGGCTGACCTGATGCAAGTTTTACATAGTGACACTACCCTAGGAACCCCAGAGCCCAGTGCTTCCTCACTAAGCCCCTCAAGAAGTGACGACGATCTCGATGCACTGCTGGCCGCCTATGAAACGTTCCAAGAGGTTCCACTTCCTTCCACTCTAGAGGAAGAAGCTGTTGACCCCAAAACTCCTGCTACCGCTGACGATCGCTATCAGATTGAAAGCGTGCGGGTAGCAAGTCACAAGCTAGATGCCCTAATGACGACTATTGGTGACTTGAGTCTCACCCAGCAGCGGATTGCTCGCCAACGGGAACTCATTGCTGAAGCCCTCAGTTACTGGGAGCAAGTTCAGGCACATGCCCTTGACAGTCAACGCCTGCTGCAGCCCTATCCGGAACTCTTTGCTTTGCGGCAGCGCTACGATCACTTGCGGCAACAACTAGATACCCTAGGCAAATGCCTGCAACAATTGCAAGCTCGTGCTAACGTTGATGATGCTCACCTCACTGCTGTGGTGGGTGGCCTCAAACATGAGATTCAAAACCTCCAATTTTTACCCTTGAGCACAATTTTTAATCTACTCCCCCGCGCCGTGCGGGATATTGCCAAGGAACAAAACAAGCAGGTGCGGTTAATTATTGAGGGTGCCGAAATCACAGTAGATCGGCGGATTCTTGAGGGGATGAAAGACCCCTTGACCCACTTGGTGCGCAATGCCCTTGATCACGGAATTGAGTCTCCCGCTGAACGGCAGCAACGGGGGAAACCTGCCGAAGGAACCCTAAGGATTCGTGGCCGTAGCCAGGGCAATGAAGTGGTCATTGAAGTCATTGATGATGGTCGTGGCCTTGATCGATCGGCTATCCGGGAAGCAGCGCTAAAACGGGGACTTTATACAGAAGCAGAATTAGCAGCGATGAGCCCCGCTGAGATTGAGGCACTAATTTTTACTCCGGGTTTTTCCACCCGACAGCAGGTCAGTACTCTCTCGGGACGCGGGGTCGGTCTAGATGTGGTGCGCACCAATGTGGAGGAACTCAATGGTAGCCTTGAAGTTCAATCGACACCGGGACAAGGTTGCCGTTTCCAAATAACACTGCAAGCCAATCGGGGGACAATGACCATCTTGGTGGTACGGTTGCAGAAGTATTTCTATGGCTTACCCATTGACGCGATCGTCACCAGCTTACTCGTACGACAAGAGGAGTTCTTGTCAGAGGTCAGTGAACCTACCCTGCTGTGGGAAAATCATCCTGTGCCCATTGCTTGGTTGGCGGCTCTCTTGGGACAACAGACACCACCCCAACGTCCTCCCTATCCCTGTGTGATTTTGCAGCAGGGCAATCGCTATCGCGGCCTCATTGTTGACGAAATTGTGGATTTTCAAAATGTGCAGCTTAAACCCCACCATCCTCTGCTGCAACAGCTCCCCCACCTCTTGGGCGTCACCCTTCTTGACAACGGTGAACTTTGTCACCTATTGCGCCCCATTGCCTTGGTGCACACCTTTGCTGATGCCCAGACGAGTCGGGTTTTCCAGCCGGTTACCAAGCCTCGCATCCTCTTGGTTGAAGACTCCTTACCTATTCGTACCCAACTGCGGCGCATTTTAGAGCGGGCGGGCTATGAGGTCGCCACCGCCGTTGATGGTGCCGATGGTTTTCAACAATTGCGCACAGGTCACTTTCAGGCGGTGGTCTCGGATGTAGAAATGCCGCAGCAAAACGGTATTGAAATGACCCGGCGAATTCGCCAACTCCCTGAGTATAAAACCCTGCCGATTATCCTTGTTACAACCTTAGCAGGAGCGAGCGATCGCCAGCGTGCTCTTGCCGCGGGTGCCAATGCTTACCTGACCAAAGGTAATTTTGACCAAAGTCTACTACTCGATACCCTTAAGGAACTGATTCATGAGCAAAATTGA
- a CDS encoding methyl-accepting chemotaxis protein, with translation MRIRYRFYFLIGGIALLSLSALGAYVFTFNRAKDDFLIINEAGRVRGGTQRIVKLRLGDSNINELIASNDRRINALINGDVEMGIPPAKDPEFRNLMLQLQSQWQKLKEQLQQPKVNVDRLVKDSEDFFKLSDDTVKAAEMAAKRSSNFVQVAEIIFFIVQILFIVIVIFTVKGTLALLSRISTQIATSSSQTAAAVDEQEKVLAQQAASVNQTTTTMEELGASSRQSTEQAQASAAGAKQAMELANYGKETVQQTVNGINTLRDNVLMIAEKIMQLSEQMTQVTAISELVSDLANQTNILALNAAVEAARAGEQGKGFSVVAQEVRKLADQSKKSAEKITNLIREVQAAMNSTVMVTDEGMKASNECAKLAQSTSETFTTITSAVEAVHLNSQQIALSSKQQAVGVQQVISAMNAINLAAQETSASMSQIKTATHQLLEAAQTLQNSV, from the coding sequence ATGCGTATTCGCTATCGATTTTATTTCCTGATTGGCGGCATTGCCCTGTTGAGCTTATCCGCCTTGGGCGCCTATGTCTTTACCTTTAACCGTGCTAAGGACGATTTCCTTATTATTAACGAGGCAGGTCGCGTACGTGGTGGCACCCAACGAATTGTGAAACTGCGCCTTGGAGACAGTAATATCAATGAACTTATTGCTTCCAATGATCGCCGAATTAATGCTTTGATCAATGGTGATGTGGAAATGGGAATTCCCCCTGCCAAAGATCCAGAATTCCGCAACTTAATGCTGCAATTGCAATCGCAGTGGCAAAAGCTCAAAGAGCAGCTCCAGCAGCCCAAAGTGAATGTTGATCGCTTGGTTAAAGACAGTGAGGATTTCTTTAAGCTGAGCGATGACACTGTTAAGGCCGCCGAAATGGCTGCTAAAAGATCAAGTAATTTCGTTCAAGTTGCTGAGATTATCTTTTTTATTGTGCAAATTCTGTTCATTGTTATTGTTATTTTCACTGTCAAGGGTACCCTTGCTCTGCTTTCACGGATATCCACCCAAATTGCGACCTCTTCCAGTCAAACTGCTGCGGCAGTTGACGAACAGGAAAAGGTGCTTGCCCAACAGGCTGCTTCAGTGAATCAGACCACCACTACCATGGAAGAATTGGGCGCTTCCTCTCGCCAATCGACAGAGCAAGCTCAGGCCTCAGCAGCAGGCGCCAAGCAGGCAATGGAGCTGGCTAACTATGGCAAAGAAACGGTTCAGCAAACAGTCAATGGGATTAATACCCTTAGGGATAATGTCCTGATGATCGCTGAGAAGATCATGCAACTGAGTGAGCAAATGACTCAAGTCACTGCCATTTCTGAACTGGTTAGCGACCTTGCCAACCAGACCAATATTCTTGCTTTGAATGCAGCAGTGGAAGCAGCACGAGCGGGTGAACAGGGCAAGGGGTTTTCTGTGGTAGCTCAAGAAGTTCGCAAACTGGCGGATCAAAGCAAAAAATCAGCCGAGAAAATCACCAACCTGATTCGTGAAGTGCAAGCAGCCATGAACAGTACAGTCATGGTCACCGATGAAGGCATGAAGGCCAGTAATGAGTGTGCTAAATTGGCACAGAGCACTTCGGAAACCTTCACGACAATTACCAGTGCCGTTGAGGCAGTGCATTTAAACAGCCAACAAATTGCCCTCAGTTCCAAACAGCAGGCTGTGGGAGTGCAACAGGTAATTTCGGCGATGAATGCCATCAATCTAGCTGCGCAGGAAACCTCTGCGAGTATGTCCCAAATTAAGACAGCAACCCACCAGCTATTGGAAGCTGCACAAACTTTGCAAAACTCAGTCTAG